The region GCTGGTGAAGGCAGCGTCGAGCAGACCCTTGTCCCGATGCGGAAGTGTGGTGTGGTGTGGTGAAATGGGCGTGTTGGTGGCGCTCGGGGGCCGGTCAGGTTGCGGGCGTTGTCTGTGTGGTGGGAGGGAGTTCCAGCCGTACGGTTTGGCTGTGGCAGCGGTACAGGGCGGTGGGGTTGAGCCAGTCACGGTCGCGCCCGTCGTCGGGTTTCACGCCGATATTGGTGTTTCCGTGGTGGGAGGCAGCGAGGAACAGACGTCCGGGGCCCAGGCTGATTTCCTCGCCTACGGTCGGCGTGCTGGGATACAGGCCCCGGGCCCAGTCGCCGCTGTGCGGAGAGGGCCGGGTGGCCAGAACAACGGCGACCAGGTGCCCGTGCATGCCGACTGGGGCGGCATCGAATGTCACGAGGTCGGGTGTGTGGTCACGGGTGGCGCGGGTGAGGCATACGGTGCCGTAGCGGTCGGTGCGCCGTTCGTCACTGTCCCAATATAGGCGTCCGGTACCGAGAACAACGGTGTCCATTGTGGATTCCTTTGTTGTGGGTGAGGTGCGGGTGTGGTGGTCCGGGGGCGGCCCTGGGTGAGCTCTGGGGGCCGCCCCGGGGGTGTGTGGTCAGGGGGTGGCGCGCAGGGCTGTGGTGGCGGCGCGGCCGATGGCCTGCGCGGTGGTGGTGGGGTCGGTCAGGGTGTGCACGGTGACGCCGCGCATCGGGCGGGTGTAGGGGGTGTCGGGGGCGAGCCAGAGCACGGCGCATCCGTTGGCGCGCAACCGGTCGAGGCGTTTCTGCCCGTCGTGGCGGGCGTCGGGGCGGTAATTGCCGTCGGAGACGATGACCAGCAGCCGCGCGGCACCGGGGCGGTAGAGGTGCAGGGCGCCGTCGAGGGCGTCGATCGCGCGGGGGATGTTCTCGTCGTTGTCCTTGGCGTCGAATTCGGTGACCTCGCTGGGGGTGGTGCCGGGGTGGGTGATGGCCCGGACTCGGCGTCCGTAGATGACGGTGGCGGTGGTGGCGGGGATGTGGGCGTGGTGGGCGGCGTGGGCGAGGATCCAGGCGGCGGAGGCCACCGGCCCGGCGAATTCGCCCATGGAGCCGGAGACGTCGCAGGCGATCGCCAGCCGCAGCGGTGGCGTGGGGACGGTGCGGCGGGTGGTGCGGGTGAAGGGTTCGGCGGTGGGCAGTGCTCCGGCGGCGCGTTGCGCGTCGGCGGCCAGCGCGCCGCGCATCCGTAGGCGTCCGGGTGGTGTGGCCGAGGTGGTTTTCGTCGCGACCCGGTCGCGGATTCCGGCGGTGCTCAGCGCGCGGGCCAGGTGTCGTGCGGCGTTGCGTTCGTGGTGTGTGGGTGGGCGGGTACCGGCGATCGCGGTGCGGCCGGTGCGTGGGCCGCTGGGGGTGAACACGGTGCGCGCGGCTTTCGCGGCGGCCTGTTGTGCTTGTTGTTCGGCGGCGCTGGCTTGGGCCGCTTCGGTGGCCGGGTCGGTGGGTGCGGGTTCACCGGCGCTGTTGGCCGTGATCTCGGCGACCGCAGCGCTGATCGCCTCGGCCAGCGGTGATGGTGTCCCGCAACCGTGGGCGGCCTCAATGCTGGGGGGTGGTGTGCCGGGGTCGGCGCCGAGGGCGTCGCACCAGCGGTGGCCGAGGTCGAGCATGGTCTGGGCGTCGTCGTCGTCCACGTGGAGGGCGTTCTGCCAGATCTCCTGTAGTCGCTGGAGAGTCGCGGTACCGAAGATGGTCTCGACGGTGCGGGCCAGGGGTGCGGTTTCGGTGGGGGTGAGGATTCCAGCGTCGGCGCGGCCCATCAATAGGGCGGCGGCGCGGGCGGCCTCGTGCGGGGTCATGGCCGGGGCGCGGGCGGGGTCCTCGGCGTGGGTGTCGGCGAGAATGAGGTGGGTGGCCGAGGCTCGCAGCCAGTGCCGGTCGTCGGGGCGGCGGTGGATCTGGGCGGCTTCGATGCGGGTTTCTTCCAGCAGCATGGCGGCTTCGAGGGCGCCGGGCGGCGCGCCGCGTGGTGGTTCCCAGGTGCTGTGGCGGGCGTGGGCGCATTCGTGGGTGAGCAGTCCCCACGCTATGGCGTAGCGGGCGCGGTCACCGGCCAGATGCGGGGTGAGGGTGGCC is a window of Saccharopolyspora phatthalungensis DNA encoding:
- a CDS encoding VWA domain-containing protein, giving the protein MNAHLISDDTTATTLDAARDAAWLALSARITDEVPTIADREDLLVTIAPGAGHGSPACFLPHHATIEIDGTHLGGVDPATLTPHLAGDRARYAIAWGLLTHECAHARHSTWEPPRGAPPGALEAAMLLEETRIEAAQIHRRPDDRHWLRASATHLILADTHAEDPARAPAMTPHEAARAAALLMGRADAGILTPTETAPLARTVETIFGTATLQRLQEIWQNALHVDDDDAQTMLDLGHRWCDALGADPGTPPPSIEAAHGCGTPSPLAEAISAAVAEITANSAGEPAPTDPATEAAQASAAEQQAQQAAAKAARTVFTPSGPRTGRTAIAGTRPPTHHERNAARHLARALSTAGIRDRVATKTTSATPPGRLRMRGALAADAQRAAGALPTAEPFTRTTRRTVPTPPLRLAIACDVSGSMGEFAGPVASAAWILAHAAHHAHIPATTATVIYGRRVRAITHPGTTPSEVTEFDAKDNDENIPRAIDALDGALHLYRPGAARLLVIVSDGNYRPDARHDGQKRLDRLRANGCAVLWLAPDTPYTRPMRGVTVHTLTDPTTTAQAIGRAATTALRATP